In Pseudonocardia sp. DSM 110487, the sequence CCCTCGCTCCCCTGCACGCATCCCCGCCCGCCGCTCCTCCCGCGCGGCGGGCGGCGTGCTGTGTAGAACTGCCTCCGCGTCGACCAGCAGGCTCGACGGAGGCCTCCGCGAAGCACTCCGCGCCTAGACTCGCCCGCGTGACCACGACCGTTACCGTCCCGCGCGGCGCAGGCGGCCGCGACGGGGCGTTCGCCGACGCGGTCCGTGACGACGCGTCGCTGCGCCGGTTCCTGCACGGCCTGCCCGGCGTCGACCACGTGGGCGTCGAGCGGCGCGCGGCGACGCTGGCCACCCGGAGCATCAAGAAGGAGTCCAAGCTCCAGGCGCTGGACACGGCGATCTCGATGATCGACCTGACCACGCTGGAGGGCGCCGACACACCCGGCAAGGTGCGGTCGCTGTGCGCACAGGCCCGCAGGCCGGACCCGGACCACCCGGACGTCCCGCCCGTCGCGGCGGTCTGCGTCTACCCCGACCTCGCGGGCGTCGCCGTCGAGGCGCTGAAGGGTTCCGGCGTCGCGGTGGCGGCTGTCGCCACCGCGTTCCCGTCCGGACGGTCCTCGCGCGCGGTGAAGCTCGCCGACACGGCGCTCGCGGTCGAAGCGGGTGCGACGGAGATCGACATGGTCATCGACCGCGGCGCCTTCCTCACCGGGCGCTACGGCGCCGTGTACGACGAGATCGTCGCGGTCAAGGAGGCCTGCGGCAGCGCCCACCTCAAGGTCATCCTGGAGACCGGCGAGCTCGCCGGCTACGACGACATCCGCAGGGCGTCCTGGCTCGCGCTGCTGGCGGGCGCCGACGTGATCAAGACCTCCACCGGCAAGGTCTCCCCCGCCGCCACGCTGCCGGTCGTGCAGGTGATGCTGCAGGCCGTGCGCGACTGGCACCGCGCCACCGGTGAGCACCGCGGCGTCAAGGCCGCGGGCGGCATCCGCACGGCGAAGGACGCGATCCGGCACCTCGTGGCCGTCAACGAGGTGGCCGGGCCGGCCTGGCTCACGCCGGACCTGTTCCGCTTCGGAGCGTCGTCCCTGCTCGGCGACCTGCTGCGGCAGCGGCGCACCCAGCTCGAGGGTCACTACACCGACCGCGACCACATCGGAGGGGCCTGATGGCCTGGGAGTATGCCCCCGCGCCCGAGTCGGCCGCGCTCGCGAACCTCAAGCCGGCCTACCGGCCGTTCGTCGACGGGGAGTTCGTCGACGGCGGCGGCGAGCCGCTCAAGACGCTCAACCCCGCGACGGAGGAGGTGCTCGCCGAGGTCGGCACGGCGAGCCAGGAGGACGTCGACCGGGCCGTCGCCGCGGCGCGCAGGGCGTACGAGCAGGTGTGGGGTCCGATGCCCGGCGCGGAGCGGGCCAAGTACATGTTCCGGATCGCCCGGGTCGTGGCCGAGCGCGCCCGCGAGCTCGCGGTGCTGGAGACGCTCGACAACGGCAAGCCGATCCGCGAGTCGCGCGACGTCGACATCCCGACCGCGTCGGCGCACCTGTTCCACCACGCGGGCTGGGCCGACAAGCTCGGCTACGCGGGCCTGGGTCCCGACCCGCGGCCGGTCGGCGTGGTCGGCGCCGTGATCCCGTGGAACTTCCCGCTGCTCATGGCCGCCTGGAAGATCGGGCCGGCGCTGGCGTGTGGCAACACGATCGTGCTCAAGCCCGCCGAGACCACCCCGCTCACCGCCCTCGTGCTCGCCGAGATCGCCGCCGACGCCGGGCTCCCGCCCGGGGTGCTCAACGTGCTGCCGGGCGCGGGTGATGTCGGCGCCGCGGTGGTGGGCCACGACGGGCTGGACAAGGTGGCGTTCACCGGCTCCACGGACGTCGGCAAGGAGATCCAGCGCAGGCTCGCCGGCACCGGGCGCCGGCTCACCCTGGAGCTGGGTGGCAAGGCGGCCAACATCGTCTACGACGACGCCCCGCTCGACCAGGCGGTCGACGGCGTCGTCGACGGGATCTTCTTCAACCAGGGCCACGTCTGCTGCGCGGGTTCCCGCCTGCTCGTGCAGGAGTCGATCGAGCAGGAGTTCATGGAGCTCCTGCGGGCCCGGATCGAGACCCTGCGCGTCGGCGACCCCCTCGACAAGAACACCGACGTCGGCGCCATCAACTCACGCCCGCAGCTGGACAAGATCGTCGACCTCGCCGCGGCGGGCGACGCGGAGGGCGCGCAGCGCTGGACCAGCTCCTGCCCGCTGCCCGAGCGCGGCCTCTTCTTCCCACCCACGGTCTTCTCCGGGGTGGAGCAGACGATGCGCGTGGCGCGGGAGGAGATCTTCGGGCCCGTCCTCTCAGTGCTGACCTTCCGCACGCCCGACGAGGCGATCGCGAAGGCGAACAACACGCCATACGGCCTGTCGGCGGGGATCTGGACGGAGAAGGGGTCCAAGGCGCTGTGGACGGCCCAGCGCGTGCGGGCCGGGGTGGTGTGGACGAACACCTTCAACCGGTTCGATCCCACGGCGCCTTTCGGGGGGTATCGGGAGAGCGGGTTCGGGCGCGAGGGCGGGCGCGTGGGGTTGGCGGCGTACCTCGACGCCTGAGCCCGGACCGGGTGCTTTTCGCAGCGCATGATCTCCGGAAGTGGTGTCAGCACGTCAGAAATGTCGCCTTGGCACCACTTCTGGCGATCACCTGCCGCTGACTCCGGGAGACGGTCAGGCGGGGCCGAACTCCCCCGCTTGTACCGCACTCAGGAAGGCCGCCCATGCGGCGGCGGTGTGGACATGGGGTGCCCGGGAGCGGGCCTTCGTGTCGCGGACGGCGACGTCACCGTCGGGGAGGAAAGCGACCTCGATGCAGTTGTTGTCCTCGTCGCTGTTGCTGAAGCTGCTGGTGCGCCACCGGACGCCGCTGATGTCCACGGCACACCTCGTTCCGTCCGCTACGTCTCCGCGGCCACCCGCTGAATCAGCGCCACCGACTCGTCGGGGTCCAGCGCGAACGACCGCAGCCGGTCGAACTTGAGTCTAGCTACGGCGACCTGCTCCTCCTTGTTGATGTGCACGGCGCCAGCGGGATGCTCGACGTAGAGCATGTCGCCGAAGTCGATTCCGCCGAATGTGAGCAGTGTGAACGGAGCAGACAGCCCGGGATAGGCGCCGACGCTCAGTGGCATCACATGCAGCGCCACTCGGTCCAGGGCCGCGGCCTCGACGAGATGCGCGAGCTGGGCACGCATGACCGCGGGCCCGCCTACTGACCGGCGCAACACGGCCTCGTCGATGACCGCGACCAGTTCGAGCGGGTCATCGACGGAGGTCAGCCGTTCCTGTCGGTGCCTCCGAACAGCGGCGAGGTTGTCGAGCTCGGCCTGGGTACGGGGCTGGATCGAGATCGCGAAGACTGCTCGCGCGTATGCGTCGGCCTGCAGCAGTCCAGGCACGTAGGCGGCTGTTGCTTCCCGGACCAGCGTTGCCTCCGCTTCGAGCGGGACGTACCCCTTGTCGTCAAGGCCGTAGGCCCGCCACCAGCCCTTCTCCGCCACGGTGCGGGTGAGGTCGAGCAGCTCGTCCCACTGTGACCCGCTCACGCCGTAGATGTCCATCATCGTGCGCACGCCGTGGGTGTCCACGCCCTGGCGCCCGTTCTCGATCCGGCTCAGCTTGCTGCTCGACCAGTCGAGGGCCGGGGCCGCGACCTCGAGCGACAACCCGGCCTCCTCCCGCAACTCCCGCAGGATGCGGCCGAGATGCAGCCGCCGCACAACTGCCCCGCTCCGTCCGGCCACGCCGCTCCGTCCCCACTCCACGACGCATGGTGATCGATCTGGAGTGTGCCAGGTGGGCGGGCGGAAGTGGGTTGCCCACATTTCGGTGCGAGGAGCACGCCACGGTCGGCCCGATCGCGCTGATGTACTTCCCGCAGCGGTTGATCGCGACGAGCCGTACATCAATGCGGTTCGTTCAGCGGTGGCGTGCTCCTCGCGGCGGCCATGATCAGTTGATCAGGCGGAGCCGCCCGTCCCAACCGTCCGCGAGCAGGCCGGGCAACAGCTCGGCGAGCTGGAGCGGGTAGACGGTCTCGGTCGTGGCGCGCAGGTCGTCGGTGCTCCACCAGCGGTGGCCGCGGACGGTGCGGTTCTCCAGGTCGGTGAACCCGGCCGTGTCGACCTCGGCGGCACCGGTCAGCGACGTCAGGAAGAACCACTCGTCGCTGTCGTACTCGACGCCCTCGAAGCTGAACCGAACGCGCCGCAGCCACACCGGCCCCACCAGCCGGTCCGGCGGCAGCCGCAGGCCCGTCTCCTCGTACAGCTCCCGCCGGGCCCCGGCGAGCAGCTCCTCCCCCGGCTCGAGGCCACCGCCCGCCGTGAACCAGAACGACTCGTCGGGAACGTGCGGGTCGAACCCCTCGAACAGCAGCAGCCGCTCGGCCGGGTCGACGAGCAGCACGCGCGCGGCCACCCGCACGCCGGGGCGAGGGCTCAGATCCGCGATCGACTCCCTCACCTTTCGGACGCTACGCCTGTGGTCCAGGACACATATCCTCCTGTCGAGAACACGCGGCCGGCTCCGTCTGACCCCAGAGAGTTCGAAACGGCAGGAGGAAGACCATGGACCGCAACGACGTCACCGAGGTGCTGAGCAAGCCGATCTCCCGGGAGCTACTGGGTTCGTCGATCCCGGCACGGCTGGCGTACACCGGGGTGGATGGGGACCCGCGGGTCGTCCCGATCGCGTTCCTGTGGACCGGCGAGCAGTTGCTGGTCTTCACGGTGCCGACGGCGGCGAAGGTGCGGGCACTACGGGAGAACCCGCGTGTGGCGATCACCATCGACACCCAGGAGCAGTGGCCACCGCGGGTGCTGCTGATCCGCGGCGCGGCGAGCGTCGAGCTCGTCGACGGCGTGCCGGACGAGTACATCGAGGCGTCCCGCAAGGTCACGCCTGCCGAGGTGTTCACAGACTGGGAGGCCGGGGTCCGCGGGCTGTACGACCGGATGGTGCGGATCACGATCGATCCGGACTGGGCGAAGCTGCTGGACTTCGAGACCACCGTCCCCAAGGCGGTCGAGGACCTCATCCACGAGAAGATGGCGCGGGGATGATCGACGCCGTCCGCGGCCACCTGTGCGAGATGCTCGGCACCTCCTGACGAAATCGGCGCGCGCCGTCAGCGGTACATCTCGACGACCGTGTCGTCGGGGGTGAGCAGGCGGCCGTCGGCGGAGCGGATCTCCACCTTCGCCACCGGCAGC encodes:
- a CDS encoding aldehyde dehydrogenase family protein; translated protein: MMAWEYAPAPESAALANLKPAYRPFVDGEFVDGGGEPLKTLNPATEEVLAEVGTASQEDVDRAVAAARRAYEQVWGPMPGAERAKYMFRIARVVAERARELAVLETLDNGKPIRESRDVDIPTASAHLFHHAGWADKLGYAGLGPDPRPVGVVGAVIPWNFPLLMAAWKIGPALACGNTIVLKPAETTPLTALVLAEIAADAGLPPGVLNVLPGAGDVGAAVVGHDGLDKVAFTGSTDVGKEIQRRLAGTGRRLTLELGGKAANIVYDDAPLDQAVDGVVDGIFFNQGHVCCAGSRLLVQESIEQEFMELLRARIETLRVGDPLDKNTDVGAINSRPQLDKIVDLAAAGDAEGAQRWTSSCPLPERGLFFPPTVFSGVEQTMRVAREEIFGPVLSVLTFRTPDEAIAKANNTPYGLSAGIWTEKGSKALWTAQRVRAGVVWTNTFNRFDPTAPFGGYRESGFGREGGRVGLAAYLDA
- a CDS encoding pyridoxamine 5'-phosphate oxidase family protein, whose translation is MDRNDVTEVLSKPISRELLGSSIPARLAYTGVDGDPRVVPIAFLWTGEQLLVFTVPTAAKVRALRENPRVAITIDTQEQWPPRVLLIRGAASVELVDGVPDEYIEASRKVTPAEVFTDWEAGVRGLYDRMVRITIDPDWAKLLDFETTVPKAVEDLIHEKMARG
- the deoC gene encoding deoxyribose-phosphate aldolase, whose product is MTTTVTVPRGAGGRDGAFADAVRDDASLRRFLHGLPGVDHVGVERRAATLATRSIKKESKLQALDTAISMIDLTTLEGADTPGKVRSLCAQARRPDPDHPDVPPVAAVCVYPDLAGVAVEALKGSGVAVAAVATAFPSGRSSRAVKLADTALAVEAGATEIDMVIDRGAFLTGRYGAVYDEIVAVKEACGSAHLKVILETGELAGYDDIRRASWLALLAGADVIKTSTGKVSPAATLPVVQVMLQAVRDWHRATGEHRGVKAAGGIRTAKDAIRHLVAVNEVAGPAWLTPDLFRFGASSLLGDLLRQRRTQLEGHYTDRDHIGGA
- a CDS encoding helix-turn-helix transcriptional regulator — translated: MRRLHLGRILRELREEAGLSLEVAAPALDWSSSKLSRIENGRQGVDTHGVRTMMDIYGVSGSQWDELLDLTRTVAEKGWWRAYGLDDKGYVPLEAEATLVREATAAYVPGLLQADAYARAVFAISIQPRTQAELDNLAAVRRHRQERLTSVDDPLELVAVIDEAVLRRSVGGPAVMRAQLAHLVEAAALDRVALHVMPLSVGAYPGLSAPFTLLTFGGIDFGDMLYVEHPAGAVHINKEEQVAVARLKFDRLRSFALDPDESVALIQRVAAET
- a CDS encoding DUF397 domain-containing protein: MDISGVRWRTSSFSNSDEDNNCIEVAFLPDGDVAVRDTKARSRAPHVHTAAAWAAFLSAVQAGEFGPA
- a CDS encoding NUDIX hydrolase; translation: MRESIADLSPRPGVRVAARVLLVDPAERLLLFEGFDPHVPDESFWFTAGGGLEPGEELLAGARRELYEETGLRLPPDRLVGPVWLRRVRFSFEGVEYDSDEWFFLTSLTGAAEVDTAGFTDLENRTVRGHRWWSTDDLRATTETVYPLQLAELLPGLLADGWDGRLRLIN